A portion of the Oncorhynchus gorbuscha isolate QuinsamMale2020 ecotype Even-year linkage group LG19, OgorEven_v1.0, whole genome shotgun sequence genome contains these proteins:
- the LOC124006014 gene encoding zinc finger MYM-type protein 1-like, producing the protein MTRSHRDHIKTDCETQSDDVDSSREDSDIGQAHSLSSNGFTFNIIQIKEEETDFDVHETSEEHNGIRSNCHLDSRALHQDSLTIKTKTETDSVYISQGTTEIKTEHDSEIRVVKTETLVHAPSHSCPHCSCMFHTPQQLLVHTCQVANSDNIVDFLLKTPFHSLESTEKVRIKTEGRPLPEIKYIRKDDKVRRAFNTNWYKKYQWLTGSLSSSRLYCWPCLLFGTFEPWAKGGFSDLKNIDRSAKRHDESREHLNSYAKLKLLGQPSHCTNHSLNEGLRIQAAQHNEKVRRNRDVLKRLIDSIAFLGMQELAFRGHDETESSANKGNFRELAEVIARYDALLAQHMESSTVFTGMSRTIQNDLITAIASSIRSEIKSEVDAAPFFSWQMDETTDHSQLSVIVRYVDDRGCVQERFLGYFDVSAGRDAQSVFDLVNSEMSEFNFVEKLVAQAYDGAAVMASDLNGLQAKVRAVAPSATFVHCYAHPLNSVLSQSVKFMPKTKVFFATLGGFATFFCKSTNRMLLEKAACASLPKNTPTHWNFTSRAVNTVAKNFEHLLDTFTSITEHPNMDDDTIFDANGFKTQLEDFHFIFLLLTFEYIFACTDVVFDSVQQNAMDVEFCKRRIENLLLKIEEHKSEEEFSAIYQKASNMTDDPELMHRRKRRQGTQDVLRTYKSLYDSIHDNIKTQIAQRFQSLDSRRYMELLDDEKFESFRSEFPANAMESLSQSYGCFFNMEKLKNELQVFYCGEELQGNSRKLCDRILHFKGCGLNEVMPEVYRLMCLVATIGATSAGVESRFSRLKRLKSYTKNTMGQERLKNLAILSIERRILKSLQKNPHWYERVIDQFANQTMRRMDFIFK; encoded by the exons ATGACTAGAAGTCATCGTGACCACATCAAAACGGATTGTGAAACACAGTCAGATGATGTTGACTCCAGTAGAGAAGATTCAGACATTGGCCAAGCCCACTCTCTCAGCAGTAATGGGTTTACTTTCAATATCATCCAAATCAAAGAGGAGGAAACAGACTTTGACGTGCATGAAACAAGTGAGGAACATAACGGAATCAGATCAAATTGCCACTTGGATTCTAGAGCACTCCACCAGGATTCTTTAACCATCAAAACAAAGACTGAAACAGATTCTGTTTACATTAGCCAGGGAACGACAGAAATTAAGACTGAGCATGATTCTGAAATCAGAGTGGTTAAGACAGAAACTCTAGTGCACGCCCCCTCACACAGCTGCCCCCACTGCAGTTGCATGTTCCACACACCACAACAGCTACTTGTCCACACCTGCCAGGTTGCGAATTCTGACAACATTGTTGATTTTTTGTTGAAGACCCCGTTTCATtctttggagtccacagaaaagGTGCGAATTAAAACAGAGGGTCGACCTCTGCCTGAAATCAAGTACATAAGGAAGGATGACAAAGTGAGGAGGGCGTTCAATACCAACTGGTATAAAAAGTATCAATGGCTAACAGGTAGTCTTTCATCAAGCCGCTTGTATTGCTGGCCTTGTCTGCTCTTTGGAACGTTTGAGCCTTGGGCTAAAGGGGGGTTCAGTGACCTGAAGAACATTGACCGTTCAGCTAAACGGCATGACGAAAGCCGGGAGCATCTCAACTCCTACGCGAAACTCAAGCTTTTGGGACAGCCGAGTCATTGTACCAATCACTCACTCAATGAAGGCCTGCGTATTCAAGCTGCGCAACACAACGAAAAGGTCAGAAGAAACAGGGATGTTCTCAAACGCCTCATTGATAGCATTGCATTCTTAGGCATGCAAGAGTTGGCTTTTAGAGGGCACGATGAGACGGAAAGTTCCGCTAACAAAGGCAACTTCAGGGAATTGGCAGAGGTAATCGCGCGGTATGATGCTTTACTTGCTCAGCATATGGAATCTTCAACTGTGTTCACTGGAATGTCGAGAACTATTCAGAATGACTTGATAACTGCTATCGCATCATCAATTAGAAGTGAGATTAAAAGCGAGGTTGACGCTGCTCCATTTTTCTCATGGCAAATGGATGAAACTACAGACCATTCGCAGTTGTCTGTCATTGTCAGGTATGTGGATGATCGGGGGTGTGTTCAGGAGCGTTTCTTGGGCTACTTTGATGTGTCAGCTGGGCGAGATGCACAGTCTGTGTTTGATCTAGTGAATTCGGAGATGTCAGAGTTTAACTTTGTGGAGAAACTAGTCGCTCAAGCATATGATGGCGCTGCTGTAATGGCTTCTGATTTAAATGGTCTGCAAGCAAAAGTAAGAGCTGTAGCGCCGAGCGCTACCTTTGTGCATTGCTATGCACATCCCCTCAACTCCGTATTAAGCCAGAGCGTGAAGTTTATGCCCAAGACCAAGGTTTTCTTTGCCACACTGGGTGGCTTCGCAACTTTTTTTTGTAAGTCCACCAATAGAATGCTGCTAGAAAAGGCCGCTTGTGCAAGTTTGCCAaaaaacacaccaacacattggAATTTCACGTCCAGAGCCGTTAACACAGTGGCAAAAAACTTTGAGCATCTGTTGGACACATTCACAAGTATCACAGAGCATCCTAACATGGATGATGACACGATTTTCGATGCAAATGGGTTCAAGACACAGCTGGAagattttcattttatttttttacttctcACCTTTGAATATATATTTGCTTGCACAGATGTGGTTTTTGACAGTGTGCAACAGAATGCCATGGATGTAGAATTTTGTAAGAGGAGGATTGAGAATCTTTTACTCAAGATAGAGGAGCACAAATCTGAAGAAGAATTTAGTGCTATATATCAGAAGGCTTCGAACATGACAGATGATCCAGAGTTGATGCACAGAAGGAAGCGGAGGCAGGGCACTCAGGATGTACTGCGGACGTACAAATCACTGTATGATTCAATCCATGACAACATCAAGACACAAATAGCACAGAGGTTCCAAAGCCTGGACAGCAGGAGATACATGGAGTTGTTAGATGATGAGAAATTTGAGTCATTCCGGAGTGAATTCCCTGCAAATGCAATGGAAAGCCTGTCCCAGAGCTATGGATGTTTTTTTAACATGGAAAAACTGAAAAATGAGCTGCAAGTGTTCTACTGTGGTGAGGAGCTTCAAGGGAACAGTCGGAAACTGTGTGACAGAATCTTGCATTTCAAGGGGTGTGGATTGAATGAAGTGATGCCTGAGGTGTACCGGCTCATGTGCCTAGTTGCAACTATAGGGGCAACGTCAGCGGGCGTGGAGAGCAGATTCTCTCGTCTGAAGAGGCTGAAAAGCTACACAAAGAACACTATGGGACAAGAGCGACTCAAGAACCTGGCAATCCTATCCATAGAAAGGAGAATTCTTAAATCATTGCAGAAGAATCCTCACTGGTATGAGAGGGTCATTGACCAGTTTGCCAACCAGACTATGAGAAGAATGGACTTTATATTCAAG TGA